One region of Mycolicibacterium rhodesiae NBB3 genomic DNA includes:
- a CDS encoding LLM class F420-dependent oxidoreductase has product MRTGIFLNYAGGFLEAVDQVVELEKLGVDIALVAEAYSYDAISQLGFLAARTSTMELGTGVVPIYIRTPTLLAMTAAGLDYVSDGRFRLGIGTSGPQVMEGFHGVPFDAPLGRTREVVDICRQVWRRERVTYGGKYYKVPLPAEQGTGLGKPLQLINHPVRDRIPITIAALGPKNVELTAEIAEGWQPVFFYPEKADEVWGDSLRAGFAKRDPSLGPLDIMVSAPLAIGDDVDDRLSWVKPQLALYIGGMGARGQNFYHKLATRYGFGEVADHIQNLYLDGKKAEAIASVPDDLVRSVSLVGPRGFVKERLAAFQEAGGTTLLLQPLSGDRAETVRFVEEVRALLP; this is encoded by the coding sequence ATGCGAACCGGGATCTTCCTCAACTACGCGGGCGGCTTTCTGGAGGCCGTGGACCAGGTCGTCGAGCTCGAGAAGCTCGGCGTCGACATCGCGCTGGTTGCGGAGGCCTACTCCTACGACGCAATCAGTCAGCTGGGCTTCCTGGCGGCCAGGACGTCGACGATGGAGCTCGGCACAGGCGTCGTCCCCATCTACATCCGCACCCCCACGCTGCTGGCTATGACGGCAGCGGGACTCGACTACGTGTCCGATGGCCGGTTCCGGCTGGGTATCGGTACCTCCGGACCGCAGGTGATGGAGGGCTTTCACGGCGTGCCGTTCGACGCCCCGCTGGGCCGCACCCGCGAGGTCGTCGACATCTGCAGGCAGGTGTGGCGCCGCGAGCGGGTGACCTATGGCGGCAAGTACTACAAGGTCCCGCTGCCCGCCGAGCAGGGCACCGGCCTGGGTAAACCGTTGCAGCTGATCAATCACCCTGTCCGCGACAGGATTCCGATCACGATCGCCGCGCTGGGGCCAAAGAACGTCGAACTCACCGCCGAGATCGCTGAAGGTTGGCAGCCGGTGTTCTTCTACCCGGAGAAGGCCGACGAGGTCTGGGGCGACTCGCTAAGGGCCGGCTTCGCCAAGCGCGATCCCTCCTTGGGTCCACTGGACATCATGGTTAGCGCTCCCCTGGCGATCGGCGACGACGTCGATGACCGATTGAGTTGGGTGAAGCCACAATTGGCGCTCTACATCGGCGGCATGGGTGCGCGCGGGCAGAACTTCTACCACAAACTCGCCACCCGGTACGGGTTCGGCGAGGTGGCGGACCACATCCAGAATCTCTATCTGGACGGGAAGAAGGCCGAGGCGATCGCGAGCGTGCCCGACGATCTCGTGCGCTCGGTGTCACTAGTGGGACCGCGCGGTTTCGTCAAGGAGCGGCTGGCCGCCTTCCAGGAAGCCGGCGGCACCACATTGCTGCTGCAACCGCTTTCGGGCGACCGTGCCGAAACGGTGAGGTTCGTCGAGGAAGTGCGCGCACTGCTGCCGTAG
- a CDS encoding alpha/beta fold hydrolase: MSDQGARWLAGAAGVTAVGTATAVSVARSLRRRVSSEDPYQYEDFGLLDTDRSSVVTTPDGVDLAVREAGDPDAPLTVVFAHGFCLQMGAFHFQRARLTEEWGSQVRMVFYDQRGHGLSGQAPPDTYNVEQLGKDLETVLAVMAPRGPIVLVGHSMGGMTVLSHARQFPKRYPTRIVGAALIASAAEGVSRSPLGEILKNPALEAVRFAVRYAPKTVHRTRGAAKSVIAPILRAASYGDEKISPTVVEFSEKMMHATPIGTLVEFLHALEVHDETEGLTTLAKVPTLVACGDEDLLTPMEYSQDMADALPKSELVIVEGAGHLVQLEQPEIIDDALVQLVERATPSKLVALTRRVRDRVRNNG, encoded by the coding sequence TTGAGTGACCAGGGTGCGCGCTGGCTGGCGGGTGCGGCGGGTGTCACCGCTGTCGGCACCGCGACCGCGGTGTCTGTCGCCAGGTCTCTGCGACGACGGGTCAGTAGCGAAGATCCCTACCAGTACGAGGATTTCGGTCTTCTCGACACCGACCGCAGCAGCGTCGTCACCACGCCCGACGGTGTCGACCTGGCGGTTCGTGAGGCGGGAGACCCCGATGCTCCGCTGACGGTGGTCTTCGCCCACGGCTTCTGTCTTCAGATGGGCGCCTTCCATTTCCAGCGCGCCCGGCTTACCGAGGAGTGGGGCTCGCAGGTGCGGATGGTCTTCTATGATCAGCGCGGCCACGGCCTGTCCGGGCAGGCGCCGCCCGACACGTACAACGTGGAGCAACTGGGCAAGGATCTCGAGACGGTGCTGGCGGTGATGGCTCCGCGCGGGCCCATCGTGCTGGTGGGTCATTCCATGGGCGGCATGACCGTCTTGTCGCACGCCAGGCAGTTCCCGAAGCGGTACCCCACGCGGATCGTGGGTGCGGCGTTGATTGCGTCTGCGGCCGAGGGGGTTTCACGGTCGCCGCTGGGCGAGATCCTGAAGAATCCGGCACTGGAAGCGGTCCGCTTCGCGGTGCGGTACGCGCCGAAGACCGTGCACCGTACCCGCGGCGCCGCCAAATCGGTGATCGCCCCGATCCTGCGTGCCGCCTCCTACGGCGACGAGAAGATCAGCCCTACCGTCGTCGAGTTCTCCGAGAAGATGATGCACGCCACCCCGATCGGGACACTCGTCGAATTCCTGCACGCACTCGAGGTGCACGACGAAACCGAAGGGCTGACCACCCTGGCGAAGGTTCCCACGCTGGTCGCTTGCGGCGACGAGGACCTGCTCACCCCGATGGAGTACTCCCAGGACATGGCGGATGCGTTGCCCAAGTCCGAGCTCGTGATCGTCGAGGGCGCCGGGCATCTCGTGCAGTTGGAGCAGCCCGAGATCATCGACGATGCACTCGTGCAGCTGGTCGAGCGCGCCACTCCCTCCAAGCTCGTCGCCCTCACCCGGCGCGTCCGCGACCGGGTCCGCAACAATGGCTGA
- a CDS encoding bifunctional ADP-dependent NAD(P)H-hydrate dehydratase/NAD(P)H-hydrate epimerase — translation MRHYYTADQIREAEAPLLASLADGALMRRAAHGLATAITRYLGGVSGRRVCAVVGSGDNGGDALWAATFLRRRGASATAVLLKPEHTHAKALAAFTASGGRIVESVPTATDLVIDGVVGISGSGSLRPDAAEVFEHVSAPIVAVDIPSGIDVHTGAADGPHVHAALTVTFGGLKPVHALGDCGRVELIDIGLDLPHSDVYELEAADVATRWPIPGPKDDKYTQGVTGILAGSAAYPGAAVLCTGAAVAATSGMVRYAGSAAQQVLSQWPEVIATPSVSTAGRVQAWVVGPGLGTDDTGAAALWFALETDLPVIVDADGLTILAAHPDLVVNRGAPTVLTPHAGEFERLAGSPPGDDRVGAARKLADSLGVTVLLKGNITVIAEPGGPVYLNSAGQSWAATAGSGDVLSGVIGALLAAGLPPGQAAACAAHVHARAANLSAADPGPRPAPTSASRILAHLRAAIASL, via the coding sequence ATGCGTCACTACTACACCGCCGACCAGATCCGCGAGGCAGAAGCGCCGCTGCTGGCGAGCCTGGCCGACGGTGCCCTGATGCGTCGAGCTGCCCACGGCTTGGCCACCGCGATCACCCGCTACCTGGGCGGCGTCTCCGGTCGCCGGGTCTGCGCGGTCGTCGGCTCCGGCGACAACGGTGGCGACGCACTGTGGGCGGCGACCTTCCTGCGCCGTCGTGGCGCGTCGGCCACCGCTGTCCTGCTCAAACCGGAACATACGCACGCCAAGGCGCTGGCGGCGTTCACGGCATCTGGCGGTCGGATCGTCGAAAGTGTGCCGACGGCAACCGATCTGGTCATCGACGGCGTCGTCGGGATCTCGGGTTCCGGATCACTGCGGCCCGACGCCGCCGAGGTGTTCGAGCACGTGAGTGCTCCCATCGTCGCCGTCGACATACCCAGCGGCATCGACGTGCACACCGGCGCCGCGGACGGCCCGCATGTGCATGCCGCGCTGACCGTGACCTTCGGTGGCCTCAAACCGGTTCACGCTCTTGGCGATTGCGGTCGCGTCGAGCTGATTGACATCGGTCTGGACCTGCCACACTCCGATGTCTATGAGCTCGAGGCCGCCGACGTCGCGACGCGGTGGCCCATCCCGGGCCCCAAGGACGACAAGTACACCCAGGGTGTCACCGGCATCCTGGCGGGTTCGGCTGCCTATCCGGGTGCGGCCGTGCTATGCACCGGTGCCGCGGTCGCCGCGACGTCCGGCATGGTGCGCTACGCGGGAAGTGCTGCACAACAGGTTCTTTCACAGTGGCCGGAAGTGATCGCCACACCGAGTGTGTCCACCGCCGGACGGGTGCAGGCGTGGGTGGTCGGGCCAGGACTGGGTACCGACGACACCGGCGCGGCGGCGCTCTGGTTCGCGCTGGAGACCGATCTGCCCGTGATCGTCGACGCCGACGGGCTCACGATCCTGGCCGCGCACCCCGACCTCGTCGTCAATCGCGGCGCACCCACCGTGTTGACGCCTCACGCGGGGGAATTCGAGAGGCTGGCGGGCTCGCCGCCCGGTGACGACCGCGTCGGTGCCGCCCGCAAGCTGGCCGACAGCCTCGGTGTCACGGTGTTGCTGAAGGGCAACATCACCGTCATCGCCGAACCCGGTGGGCCGGTCTACCTGAACTCCGCGGGCCAATCCTGGGCGGCCACAGCTGGTTCCGGTGACGTGCTGTCCGGTGTCATCGGCGCGCTGCTGGCAGCAGGGCTACCGCCCGGCCAGGCCGCCGCGTGCGCTGCGCATGTGCACGCACGCGCCGCCAACCTGTCCGCCGCCGACCCCGGGCCGCGCCCGGCACCGACATCAGCTTCACGCATCCTCGCCCATCTCCGGGCGGCCATCGCCTCTCTTTAG
- a CDS encoding glutamate decarboxylase yields the protein MTRKHSHSRGQHITPAYTCRMEMSPVPSLRLPDEPMDPDAAYRFIHDELMLDGSSRLNLATFVTTWMDPQAERLMAETFDKNMIDKDEYPATAAIEQRCVCMVADLFHAEDLRDDDPNSAVGVSTIGSSEAVMLAGLAMKWRWREKVGKDWKGRTPNLVMGANVQVVWEKFCRYFDVEPRYLPMAEDRYVITAEQVLEHIDEDTIGVVAILGTTYTGELEPIGEICAALDKLALDGGVDIPVHVDAASGGFVVPFLHPHLEWDFRLPRVVSINVSGHKYGLTYPGIGFVVWRSAEYLPEDLVFRVNYLGGDMPTFTLNFSRPGNQVVGQYYNFLRLGRGGYAKVMQCLSSTARWLGDQLGESEHFEVVADGSAIPVVSFRLKGDFGYTEFDVSHALRSYGWQVPAYTMPDGAEDVTMLRIVVREGFSADLARALYDDVKTALSHLDALKPQGHFDQLEPFAH from the coding sequence ATGACGCGCAAGCACAGCCACAGCCGCGGACAACACATCACCCCGGCGTACACGTGCCGGATGGAGATGTCGCCCGTTCCTTCGCTGCGGCTGCCCGACGAGCCGATGGATCCCGATGCCGCCTATAGGTTCATCCACGACGAGCTCATGCTCGACGGCAGTTCGCGGCTGAACCTCGCCACGTTCGTCACCACGTGGATGGATCCCCAGGCCGAACGCCTGATGGCCGAGACGTTCGACAAGAACATGATCGACAAGGACGAGTACCCCGCGACCGCCGCGATCGAGCAGCGGTGTGTGTGCATGGTGGCCGACCTGTTCCACGCCGAGGATTTGCGCGACGACGACCCGAACAGTGCCGTCGGGGTATCCACCATCGGGTCGAGCGAGGCCGTGATGCTCGCCGGCCTTGCGATGAAGTGGCGGTGGCGCGAGAAGGTGGGTAAGGACTGGAAGGGCCGGACCCCGAACCTGGTGATGGGGGCCAACGTCCAGGTCGTGTGGGAGAAATTCTGCCGCTACTTCGACGTCGAACCGCGGTATCTCCCGATGGCCGAGGACCGCTATGTCATCACCGCCGAGCAGGTCCTGGAGCACATCGACGAGGACACCATCGGCGTGGTCGCCATTCTGGGCACGACGTATACGGGCGAGCTCGAGCCGATCGGCGAGATCTGCGCGGCGCTGGACAAGTTGGCCCTCGACGGCGGTGTGGACATTCCGGTGCACGTCGACGCGGCCAGCGGCGGCTTCGTCGTGCCGTTCCTGCATCCCCATCTGGAGTGGGACTTCCGGCTGCCCCGCGTCGTCTCGATCAACGTGAGCGGCCACAAATATGGGCTGACCTACCCCGGCATCGGATTCGTGGTCTGGCGCAGTGCGGAATACCTGCCCGAGGATCTCGTCTTCCGGGTCAACTATCTCGGCGGTGACATGCCGACGTTCACGCTGAACTTCTCGCGGCCGGGCAACCAGGTCGTCGGCCAGTACTACAACTTCCTGCGGCTGGGCCGTGGGGGATACGCCAAGGTGATGCAGTGTCTGTCATCGACCGCGCGCTGGCTCGGAGATCAGCTCGGAGAAAGTGAGCATTTCGAGGTCGTCGCGGACGGTTCGGCGATCCCGGTGGTCAGCTTCCGGCTCAAGGGTGATTTCGGCTACACGGAGTTCGACGTGTCGCATGCCTTACGTTCTTACGGCTGGCAGGTGCCCGCCTACACCATGCCGGATGGAGCTGAGGACGTCACGATGCTGCGTATCGTGGTCCGCGAGGGGTTCTCTGCGGACCTGGCCAGGGCGTTGTATGACGACGTCAAGACCGCGTTGTCCCACCTCGATGCGTTGAAGCCGCAGGGCCACTTCGACCAGCTGGAGCCGTTCGCGCACTGA
- a CDS encoding rhomboid-like protein → MDSRPRGMASAPLTFVWLLVLFVTTRVQRSAGRWGSRRIQRRHSTNLNRLQAEPSRVLTTSLFWLDDHKWWPYVPVFVGVVAPAERRLHWWRWLLVGVAAHVIATYVGQGYLRYSITKSRAPRRLVNARDVGVSYFVFGVAGTLTGYIRRPWRARCQLGAVGALTGNAILRPTFTEVGHLTALVVGLSAVALAPDRDATPYPSEGVYSTVTDLARLRGLSTS, encoded by the coding sequence GTGGATTCCCGGCCGCGCGGCATGGCAAGCGCCCCACTCACCTTTGTGTGGCTGCTCGTCCTGTTCGTCACCACCCGCGTTCAGCGGTCAGCCGGGCGATGGGGATCGCGACGCATCCAGCGCAGGCATTCGACCAACCTGAACCGTCTGCAGGCCGAACCGTCGCGTGTATTGACGACCAGCCTGTTCTGGCTCGACGACCACAAGTGGTGGCCGTACGTGCCGGTGTTCGTCGGAGTCGTCGCCCCGGCCGAACGTCGGTTGCATTGGTGGCGTTGGCTTCTCGTGGGGGTGGCAGCCCATGTCATCGCCACCTACGTCGGCCAGGGCTACTTGAGATATTCGATCACGAAGTCACGCGCCCCGAGGCGCTTGGTGAATGCCCGCGATGTCGGGGTGAGCTACTTCGTCTTCGGCGTGGCGGGCACCTTGACCGGGTACATCCGACGTCCCTGGCGCGCTCGTTGTCAGCTAGGGGCGGTGGGAGCTTTGACCGGCAATGCCATTCTTCGGCCGACCTTCACCGAGGTGGGCCACCTGACGGCCCTGGTCGTCGGATTGTCAGCCGTCGCGCTGGCCCCTGATCGCGACGCCACGCCCTACCCGAGCGAAGGCGTCTACTCGACGGTGACGGACTTGGCGAGGTTGCGCGGTTTGTCGACGTCGTAG
- the glmS gene encoding glutamine--fructose-6-phosphate transaminase (isomerizing), which yields MCGIVGYVGQRPACDVVVDALRRMEYRGYDSSGVAILDGHGGLTVRRRAGRLANLESALAESDPGSLRGSTGLGHTRWATHGRPTDRNAHPHRDAAGKIVVVHNGIIENYAAMRVELEAAGIEFASDTDTEVAVHLVAREYREGENAGDFPASVLAVLRRLEGHFTLVFANADDPGTIVAARRSTPLVLGVGEGEMFVGSDVAAFIEYTRDAVELGQNQAVVVTADGYRITDFNGDDDSANAREFHIDWDISAAEKGGYEYFMLKEIAEQPAAVSDTLLGHFSDGRVVLDEQRLSDQELREIDKVFIVACGTAYHSGLLAKYAIEHWTRLPVEVELASEFRYRDSVLDRHTLVVAISQSGETADTLEAVRHAKEQKAKVLAICNTNGSQIPRECDAVLYTRAGPEIGVASTKTFLAQITANYLVGLALAQARGTKYPEEVEREYRDLEAMPDLVARVLDSVEPVFELARRFAQSQTVLFLGRHVGYPVALEGALKLKELAYMHAEGFAAGELKHGPIALIEDNLPVIVVMPSPKNSPTLHAKLLSNIREIQARGAVTIVIAEEGDETVRPYADHLIEIPAVSTLFQPLLSTIPLQVFAAGVAQARGYDVDKPRNLAKSVTVE from the coding sequence ATGTGCGGAATCGTCGGATACGTCGGGCAGCGCCCTGCCTGCGACGTTGTCGTCGATGCGCTGCGCAGGATGGAGTATCGCGGCTACGACTCGTCAGGCGTCGCCATCCTCGACGGCCACGGCGGTCTGACGGTGCGCCGTCGGGCTGGTCGGCTGGCCAACCTCGAGAGCGCCCTCGCCGAGTCCGATCCTGGCAGCCTGAGGGGTAGCACCGGCCTCGGGCACACCCGCTGGGCGACGCACGGCAGGCCGACCGATCGCAATGCGCACCCGCACCGTGACGCCGCCGGGAAGATCGTGGTCGTGCACAACGGCATCATCGAGAACTACGCGGCCATGCGGGTCGAGTTGGAAGCCGCCGGCATCGAGTTCGCCAGCGACACCGACACCGAGGTCGCCGTTCATCTGGTCGCCCGCGAGTACCGCGAGGGAGAGAACGCAGGAGACTTCCCCGCCTCCGTGCTGGCCGTCCTGCGCCGGCTGGAGGGCCATTTCACCCTGGTGTTCGCCAACGCCGACGATCCCGGCACGATCGTCGCCGCGCGGCGGTCCACTCCGTTGGTACTCGGCGTCGGTGAGGGTGAGATGTTCGTCGGCTCCGACGTTGCCGCGTTCATCGAGTACACGCGTGACGCCGTGGAACTGGGTCAGAACCAGGCGGTGGTCGTCACCGCAGACGGGTACCGCATCACCGACTTCAACGGCGATGATGACTCCGCGAATGCTCGGGAATTCCATATCGACTGGGATATCTCGGCCGCCGAGAAGGGTGGCTACGAGTACTTCATGCTCAAGGAGATCGCCGAACAGCCGGCCGCGGTCTCCGACACGCTTCTCGGCCATTTCTCCGACGGTCGTGTGGTGCTCGACGAGCAGCGGCTCTCGGACCAGGAGCTGCGCGAGATCGACAAGGTCTTCATCGTCGCCTGCGGCACCGCGTATCACTCCGGACTACTGGCCAAGTACGCGATCGAACACTGGACCCGGCTGCCGGTCGAGGTCGAGCTGGCAAGCGAATTCCGGTACCGCGACTCGGTTCTCGACCGGCACACGCTGGTCGTCGCGATCTCCCAATCCGGCGAGACGGCCGACACGCTGGAGGCGGTGCGGCACGCCAAGGAGCAGAAGGCCAAGGTGCTGGCGATCTGCAACACCAACGGATCGCAGATTCCGCGCGAATGCGATGCGGTGCTGTACACCCGCGCCGGGCCCGAGATCGGCGTCGCGTCCACCAAGACGTTCCTCGCGCAGATCACCGCCAATTACCTTGTCGGCCTGGCGCTTGCGCAGGCCCGCGGCACGAAGTACCCGGAAGAGGTGGAACGCGAATACCGCGACCTCGAGGCGATGCCCGACCTCGTCGCGCGCGTACTCGACTCGGTGGAGCCGGTCTTCGAGCTGGCCCGGCGGTTCGCCCAGTCGCAGACGGTGTTGTTCCTCGGCCGTCACGTCGGCTACCCGGTCGCGCTCGAAGGTGCCCTCAAGCTCAAGGAACTGGCGTACATGCACGCCGAGGGCTTCGCCGCCGGCGAGCTCAAGCACGGTCCGATCGCGTTGATCGAGGACAACCTGCCGGTCATCGTGGTCATGCCGTCGCCGAAGAACTCACCGACGCTGCACGCCAAGCTGCTCTCGAACATCCGTGAGATCCAGGCCCGCGGCGCGGTCACGATCGTCATCGCCGAGGAGGGCGACGAGACGGTGCGCCCGTACGCCGATCACCTGATCGAGATCCCCGCGGTGTCAACGCTTTTCCAGCCGCTGCTGTCGACGATCCCCCTGCAGGTGTTCGCTGCCGGTGTCGCGCAGGCCCGCGGCTACGACGTCGACAAACCGCGCAACCTCGCCAAGTCCGTCACCGTCGAGTAG
- the tsaB gene encoding tRNA (adenosine(37)-N6)-threonylcarbamoyltransferase complex dimerization subunit type 1 TsaB has protein sequence MSGLILVIDTATPAVTAGVVRRDGDTLDVLAERVTHDARAHAEQLTPNAVGALADAEVRVEALEAIVVGCGPGPFTGLRVGMATAAAYGHALGLPVYGVCSLDAIGVGTAGDILVVTDARRREVYWARYRDGVRVEGPAVAAPADVPGASEALARPPLYPTPGGLVRAVADWTAPPAPLVPLYLRRPDAKTLAERAAR, from the coding sequence GTGAGCGGCCTCATTCTCGTGATCGACACGGCCACGCCCGCCGTCACCGCCGGGGTGGTCCGTCGAGACGGGGACACCCTCGACGTGCTCGCCGAACGCGTCACGCACGACGCCCGCGCACACGCCGAACAGCTGACGCCGAATGCGGTCGGAGCGCTCGCAGACGCCGAGGTCCGCGTCGAAGCCCTCGAAGCGATCGTCGTCGGTTGCGGGCCAGGGCCGTTCACCGGCCTGCGGGTCGGTATGGCCACCGCCGCGGCGTACGGTCACGCGCTCGGGCTGCCGGTGTACGGCGTGTGCAGCCTCGACGCCATCGGTGTCGGCACGGCTGGCGACATACTGGTCGTCACCGATGCGCGCAGGCGGGAGGTGTACTGGGCGCGCTACCGCGACGGCGTACGCGTCGAGGGGCCGGCCGTCGCCGCCCCCGCCGACGTGCCCGGTGCGAGCGAAGCCCTGGCGCGGCCGCCGCTGTATCCGACTCCCGGGGGGTTGGTGCGGGCCGTCGCCGACTGGACCGCGCCGCCCGCGCCTCTGGTGCCCCTGTATCTGCGCCGTCCCGATGCGAAGACGCTGGCCGAGCGGGCGGCTCGATGA
- a CDS encoding dienelactone hydrolase family protein codes for MARTNKLFNQLKRRGPHRVLRGDLAFAGLPGVVFTPESGMNLAGVAFGHDWLTSDDRYYGTLEHLASWGIVAAAPATETSLAPSVLNLSYDLGTTLDIISGVRLGPGKISVHPKKLGVAGHGFGGSAAVFAAAGMPGRLKAVVAAFPTITKPRAEEPAESLSVPGLILSDPGDPMSLRSNAVELARSWKTGTLRAVSKVKAGGLVEGRRLAKVVGLPGADRGTQKIVRALMTGYLLHMLTGDKAYRDFSDPAVELPKAPILDPFAGDPVDLENKVVAMLKP; via the coding sequence GTGGCGCGAACAAACAAGCTGTTCAACCAGTTGAAGCGCCGAGGACCGCATCGCGTTTTGCGCGGTGACCTGGCCTTTGCCGGACTGCCCGGCGTGGTGTTCACCCCGGAGTCCGGGATGAATCTCGCTGGTGTCGCGTTCGGTCACGATTGGCTCACAAGTGACGATCGTTACTACGGAACGCTCGAACATCTGGCGTCCTGGGGAATCGTCGCCGCGGCGCCCGCCACCGAGACCAGCCTGGCACCGTCGGTGCTGAATCTCTCCTACGACCTGGGCACGACGCTCGACATCATCTCCGGGGTGCGACTGGGGCCGGGAAAGATCAGCGTGCATCCGAAGAAGCTCGGGGTCGCCGGGCACGGTTTCGGGGGCTCGGCGGCAGTGTTTGCGGCGGCCGGGATGCCCGGCCGGTTGAAGGCCGTCGTTGCTGCGTTCCCGACGATCACCAAGCCTCGCGCCGAGGAACCTGCGGAATCGCTATCCGTACCGGGCTTGATCCTGTCTGATCCCGGTGACCCGATGTCGTTGCGCTCCAACGCCGTCGAGTTGGCCCGGTCGTGGAAGACCGGGACGCTCCGGGCTGTCAGCAAGGTCAAGGCGGGTGGGCTGGTCGAGGGCCGCCGGTTGGCCAAGGTCGTCGGGCTGCCTGGCGCCGACCGTGGCACGCAGAAGATCGTGCGCGCATTGATGACCGGGTACCTGCTGCACATGCTGACCGGCGACAAGGCCTACCGCGACTTCAGCGATCCCGCGGTGGAGCTGCCAAAGGCTCCGATATTGGATCCGTTCGCCGGTGACCCGGTGGATCTGGAGAACAAAGTCGTTGCGATGTTGAAGCCCTGA
- the tsaE gene encoding tRNA (adenosine(37)-N6)-threonylcarbamoyltransferase complex ATPase subunit type 1 TsaE, translated as MAERSGGTAELPTADDTIALGVRLGRELRPGDVVVLSGPLGAGKTVLAKGIAQAMDVDGPVISPTFVLARVHRARNADAPAMIHVDLYRLLDDSSVDLLAELDSLDLDTDLEDAVVVVEWGEGLAERLSENHLDVRLERGSDSEVRTAIWQWSTS; from the coding sequence ATGGCTGAACGTTCCGGCGGGACGGCAGAACTACCGACCGCCGACGACACCATCGCTCTGGGTGTGCGACTCGGCAGGGAATTGCGCCCCGGCGACGTCGTGGTGCTGTCCGGACCGCTCGGCGCGGGTAAAACCGTGTTGGCCAAGGGGATTGCACAGGCCATGGATGTCGACGGTCCGGTCATATCTCCCACGTTCGTGCTCGCCCGCGTGCACCGGGCACGCAACGCCGATGCGCCGGCCATGATTCACGTCGACCTCTACCGTCTGCTCGACGATTCCTCGGTCGACCTTCTCGCCGAACTGGATTCGCTGGACCTGGACACCGACCTCGAAGACGCCGTCGTCGTGGTGGAGTGGGGTGAAGGCCTCGCCGAGCGCCTGTCCGAGAACCATCTCGATGTGCGCCTCGAACGGGGCAGCGATAGCGAAGTGCGCACGGCGATCTGGCAGTGGAGTACGTCGTGA
- the alr gene encoding alanine racemase translates to MGSGDMTMQSTRATTPATAAPPSPEAVVDLDAVAHNVRLLRERAGLAQVMAVVKADGYGHGATQTGRAALAAGAAELGVATVDEAIRLRRDGITAPVLAWLHPPGTDFAPALEADVQIAVSSVRQIGELRDAAERTGRTAKVTVKVDTGLNRNGASRAEYTAMLPELKRALAEEAFTLRGLMSHLVHGDLPDDPLNDLQAQRLREMHGQARDQGLRYEVVHLSNSPSLLTRPDLGFDMVRPGIAVYGQTPIPERGDMGLKPAMTLKCPVALVRPVQAGEGVSYGHTWISDRDTTLALLPIGYADGVFRNLSGRIDVLINGRLRPAVGRVCMDQLVVDVGSDGDVREGDDAILFGPGTDGEPTAQDWAELLGTITYEVVTSPRGRVVRTYRGTPH, encoded by the coding sequence ATCGGCTCTGGTGACATGACGATGCAATCGACCAGAGCGACCACACCGGCGACGGCCGCACCGCCGTCCCCTGAGGCGGTCGTCGACCTCGACGCCGTGGCCCACAACGTGAGGCTGCTGCGGGAGCGCGCAGGCCTGGCGCAGGTGATGGCCGTCGTCAAGGCGGACGGGTACGGCCACGGTGCGACGCAGACCGGCCGCGCGGCGCTGGCTGCAGGCGCCGCGGAGCTGGGTGTCGCCACCGTCGACGAGGCGATCAGGCTCCGGCGCGACGGCATCACCGCTCCCGTGCTGGCGTGGCTGCATCCGCCGGGGACCGACTTCGCCCCCGCGCTCGAAGCCGATGTGCAGATCGCGGTGTCGTCGGTGCGCCAGATCGGTGAACTGCGCGACGCGGCCGAGCGGACGGGACGCACCGCGAAAGTCACCGTCAAGGTCGACACGGGCCTGAATCGCAATGGCGCCAGCCGTGCGGAGTACACGGCGATGCTGCCCGAACTGAAGCGCGCGCTGGCCGAGGAAGCGTTCACGTTGCGTGGCCTCATGTCGCATCTGGTGCACGGCGACCTACCCGACGATCCGCTCAATGACCTTCAGGCGCAACGGCTCAGGGAGATGCACGGGCAGGCGCGCGACCAGGGTCTGCGGTACGAGGTGGTGCATCTGAGCAACTCGCCCTCGCTGCTGACACGGCCGGATCTCGGGTTCGACATGGTCCGCCCCGGCATCGCCGTGTACGGGCAGACCCCGATACCCGAACGTGGCGACATGGGGTTGAAACCGGCGATGACACTGAAATGTCCGGTGGCCCTGGTGCGCCCGGTGCAAGCGGGCGAGGGTGTGTCCTATGGCCACACATGGATCTCCGATCGCGACACCACCCTGGCGCTGCTGCCGATCGGCTATGCCGACGGTGTCTTCCGCAACCTCAGCGGCCGCATCGACGTGCTGATCAACGGCAGACTGCGGCCCGCGGTCGGACGCGTTTGCATGGATCAACTCGTCGTCGACGTGGGCTCCGACGGCGATGTGCGTGAGGGTGATGACGCGATCCTGTTCGGACCGGGCACCGACGGTGAACCCACCGCGCAGGACTGGGCGGAACTGCTCGGCACCATCACCTACGAAGTCGTCACGAGCCCACGCGGCCGCGTCGTACGGACCTACCGGGGAACCCCACATTGA